A genome region from Candidatus Bathyarchaeota archaeon includes the following:
- a CDS encoding N-acetyltransferase has translation MIIRQEKPSEYSAIYDFVKVAFKTAKVADGNEQDYVDKLRASGNYVPELALVAEEDGKIVGHIMLTKTYVEKGNSRFEALLLAPLSVALEYRGRGIGSKLVLYSFDLAKKLGYMAVFVVGDPAYYGRFGFKSSAPFGIKHAQPMAIPDENLMVYELSAGALAGVTGTVNFPT, from the coding sequence GTGATAATTAGGCAAGAGAAGCCATCAGAATATTCTGCCATATATGACTTCGTTAAAGTTGCCTTTAAAACGGCTAAAGTTGCCGATGGTAACGAGCAGGATTACGTGGACAAATTGCGTGCCAGCGGTAATTATGTTCCTGAACTTGCGTTAGTGGCAGAAGAAGACGGCAAAATCGTTGGGCACATAATGCTGACAAAAACCTACGTTGAAAAGGGCAACTCAAGGTTTGAAGCGCTTCTGTTGGCGCCTCTTTCTGTCGCATTAGAATATCGCGGACGCGGTATTGGTTCAAAACTAGTTCTCTACAGCTTTGACTTGGCAAAAAAGTTAGGTTACATGGCTGTTTTTGTCGTGGGTGACCCTGCATACTATGGCAGGTTTGGTTTTAAGTCGTCTGCCCCCTTTGGAATCAAACATGCCCAACCGATGGCGATTCCTGACGAGAACCTCATGGTTTACGAGTTATCCGCTGGTGCATTGGCAGGCGTTACTGGAACCGTAAATTTCCCAACTTGA